From Mycobacteriales bacterium, the proteins below share one genomic window:
- the thrS gene encoding threonine--tRNA ligase — translation MPEITVDREARSVPAGATAADLVGGAEVIAVRVNGGQLADLSFVPAEGDRLESILLGSADGRAILRHSTAHVLAQAVTDLFPDAKFAIGPPIENGFYYDFDVERPFTPEDVERIEARMREIIRADQRFSRRVVEPAEASRLFRAQPYKLDIIERAAAGNVEGDEVVDAAGPEISVYDNLADEGAAFTDLCRGPHVPSTARIPAFRLMRTAAAYWRGDEHNRQLQRIYGTAWESDDALAAHLHLLEEAERRDHRRLGAELDLFSFPSEIGSGLAVFHPKGGILRRVMEDYSRLRHEEAGYSFVYSPHITKGQLFETSGHLQWFADGMYPPMHMEGADYYLKPMNCPFHILVFRARGRSYRELPLRFFEFGSVYRFEKSGVVHGLTRVRGMTQDDAHIFCTREQMAGELKSLLRFVLDLLRDYGLSEFYLELSTRDDSEKFVGAEEDWVEATDALRAAAEGEQLDLVLDPGGAAFYGPKISVQARDAIGRTWQLSTIQVDFQLPRRFELEYQAADGGRPSPVMIHRALFGSVERFLGVLTEHYAGAFPAWLSPVQVTCIPIAERHVDYLSGVADRLRSHGIRVDVDDSDERMQKKIVKAQQEKVPFMLIAGDRDIEAGAVSFRYRNGVERRGVAVDEALEEIRRVVAERRPDPDPPAVP, via the coding sequence GTGCCGGAGATCACCGTTGACCGCGAGGCGCGCAGCGTCCCGGCTGGGGCGACGGCCGCGGATCTCGTTGGCGGCGCGGAGGTCATAGCGGTCCGGGTCAACGGCGGGCAGCTCGCGGACCTGAGCTTCGTACCGGCCGAAGGCGACCGGTTGGAGTCGATCCTGCTCGGCTCGGCGGACGGGCGGGCGATCCTCCGGCACTCGACCGCACATGTGCTCGCCCAGGCGGTCACCGACCTGTTCCCCGATGCGAAATTCGCGATCGGACCACCGATCGAGAACGGCTTCTACTACGACTTCGATGTCGAACGCCCGTTCACCCCGGAGGACGTCGAGCGGATCGAGGCGCGGATGCGGGAGATCATCCGTGCCGACCAGCGCTTCTCCCGGCGGGTCGTCGAGCCGGCGGAGGCATCCCGGCTGTTCCGCGCCCAGCCGTACAAACTGGACATCATCGAGCGGGCCGCCGCCGGCAACGTCGAAGGCGACGAGGTGGTCGACGCGGCCGGCCCCGAGATCAGCGTGTACGACAACCTGGCCGACGAGGGGGCCGCGTTCACCGACCTCTGCCGCGGGCCGCATGTCCCGTCGACCGCCCGGATCCCGGCCTTCCGGCTGATGCGGACGGCCGCGGCCTACTGGCGCGGCGACGAGCACAACCGCCAGCTGCAGCGCATCTACGGCACCGCGTGGGAGAGCGACGATGCGCTCGCCGCCCACCTGCACCTGCTGGAGGAGGCCGAGCGACGCGACCATCGCCGGCTCGGAGCGGAGCTGGACCTGTTCTCCTTCCCGTCCGAGATCGGTTCAGGCCTCGCGGTCTTCCATCCGAAGGGCGGGATCCTGCGCCGGGTCATGGAGGACTACTCGCGGCTGCGGCACGAGGAGGCGGGCTACTCCTTCGTGTACTCGCCGCACATCACCAAGGGCCAGCTGTTCGAGACCTCGGGTCATCTCCAGTGGTTCGCCGACGGCATGTATCCGCCGATGCACATGGAAGGCGCGGACTACTACCTGAAGCCGATGAACTGCCCGTTCCACATCCTGGTGTTCCGGGCGCGCGGGCGCTCCTACCGTGAGCTGCCACTGCGGTTTTTCGAGTTCGGCAGCGTGTACCGGTTCGAGAAGTCAGGCGTTGTCCACGGGCTCACCCGGGTTCGCGGGATGACCCAGGACGACGCGCACATCTTCTGCACGCGCGAGCAGATGGCTGGCGAACTCAAGTCCCTCCTGCGGTTCGTGCTGGATCTGCTCCGCGACTACGGCCTGTCCGAGTTCTATCTCGAGCTGTCCACCCGCGACGACTCGGAGAAGTTCGTCGGCGCCGAGGAGGACTGGGTGGAGGCCACCGATGCGCTCCGAGCGGCAGCCGAGGGTGAGCAGCTCGACCTGGTCCTCGATCCGGGCGGGGCAGCGTTCTACGGCCCGAAGATCAGCGTGCAGGCCCGGGACGCGATCGGCCGGACCTGGCAACTGTCCACCATCCAGGTGGACTTCCAGTTGCCTCGGCGCTTCGAGCTGGAGTACCAGGCGGCTGACGGGGGCCGGCCATCGCCGGTGATGATCCATCGAGCGCTGTTTGGTTCGGTCGAACGGTTCCTCGGTGTCCTGACCGAGCACTACGCCGGCGCGTTCCCGGCCTGGCTGTCACCGGTCCAGGTCACCTGTATCCCGATCGCCGAACGCCACGTCGACTATCTCAGCGGGGTCGCGGACCGGCTGCGCAGCCATGGCATCAGGGTCGATGTCGATGACAGCGACGAGCGGATGCAGAAGAAGATTGTCAAGGCCCAGCAGGAGAAAGTGCCGTTCATGCTGATCGCCGGCGACCGCGACATCGAGGCCGGTGCGGTGTCCTTCCGCTACCGCAACGGGGTCGAGCGGCGCGGTGTGGCGGTCGACGAGGCGCTCGAGGAGATCCGCCGAGTCGTCGCCGAACGCCGCCCCGACCCCGACCCGCCGGCCGTCCCATGA